The Methyloceanibacter stevinii sequence ATGCGGCGCTGCATCTGGGCGCGCACGGCACGCTCGAGTGGCTTCCCGGGCACGCCGTTGCGCTGACCTCATCCTGCTTCCCGGAAGCCGTGCTGGGCGCCTTGCCTGTGTTCTATCCCTTCATCGTCTCCAATCCTGGCGAGGCGGCGCAGGCCAAGCGGCGCGTCGCGGCCGTGACCATCGGCCACCTGCCACCTCCGCTCACGGGCACGGAGATGTCCGGCGCGGCGCTCGAGCTGGAGCAACTCGTCGATGAATATGCGATTGCCGACGGACTCGACACGCGGCGTCGCGACCGACTCGCTCTCCTCATCGTGGACAAGGCAAAAGAGACGGGCCTCGCCGCCGAGGCCGGCCTTGCCCAGGGTGAGTGCGAGCAGGAGGCCTTGCGCAAGATCGATACCTGGCTGTGCGATCTGAAGGATCTTGCGGTCAAGGACGGGCTGCACGTGTTCGGGCGCGATGCGCATACGGACGATTCCAATTGGCTGGCTTGCGCGGGGACGGAGCGCGCCGCGCTGCTCGATGCACTCGACGGCAAGCGCGTGAAGCCCGGGCCTGCCGGTGCGCCGGCGCGGGGACGCCGCGACGTGCTGCCGACGGGGCGCAATCTCTATACGGCCGATCCGCGCGTTCTGCCCACCCACACAGCCATGGAGCTAGGATCGCGGGCGGCCGGCGAGATCGTTCGGGGGTATATGCAGGACCACGGCGAAATGCCCCGCTCGCTTGTGATCGACCTTTGGGGCAGTTCGACATTGCGGACCGGCGGCGAGGAGATCGCGCAAGGCCTTGCACTGATGGGCTGCCGGCCGGTCTGGGATCCCGCCACCGGCCGCGTCACCGGCGTCGAAGTTCTGCCGCCAGCCGCGATGGGACGGCCGCGTGTCGACGTGACCTTCCGCATCTCGGGACTGTTTCGCGACCTCTTCCCGGCGCAGATCGCCCTCTTGGACGCCGCCGTGAAACTCGTGGCCGCGCGCGACGAAGATGCAGAGGAAAACCCGCTGGCCGCTGCGGCCGCCGGTGAAGGCAACGCCGCGCCTGCGCGCATCTTCGGCAATGCGCCAGGGGCCTATGGCGCGGGGATCGAAGACTTGCTCGGGTCCGAGAGCGCCGAGAGCGTGTCGGACGACGCCTTGAGCGCGGCCTATCTCGCCGCCACATCGCACGTCTATGGCGGCGCCGAGGGAATGGGCACTCCCCGGCGCGGCGCCTTCGCCGACCGCGTGGCGGCGGCCGACCTTCTCGTGCATGTGAGCGACGACCCGACGCGGGACATCCTCGAAGGCTCGGAAGACGTCGCCCATCTCGGCGGATTTGCCGCCGCGGCGCGCGCACTCGGCGCTAGTCCCGACCTGGTCGTGCTCGACACGACCAACCCTGACGCACCCAGGGCACGTCCGCTGCCGCAGGCCTTGGCCCGGATTGTTCGCGCACGCGCGATCAGCCCGTCCTTCATCGAAGGCATGATGCGCCATGGCGCGCGCGGCGCGGCGGAGTTGGCGGAGACAGTCGACCGGCTGGCGGACTTCGCCGAGATCACGGACGCCGTTTCCGATAGCTTGTTCGATGCAATCCACGCGGCCTATCTTGCTGACCCCAACGTGCGGGATTTCCTGATCCGCGAAAACCTGCCGGCCGCCCGCGCCATCGCCGAACGCCTCGACGATGCGCGCCGCAAGGGGTTATGGCATCCGAAGCGGAACGATCTTTTGACAGACGACCTCTTGGGCGTCTCGGAGGCAGCGCAATGAGTGACGTGCAGCGCCACATCGACGATAGGGAGACGCGATGGCCGAGAGGCGCATGCCCCCGCCTGTCCGAACCCATGGAAACGGGTGACGGCCTGCTGGCGCGGATTGTGCTGTCGAGGCCGGTGCTGATCGACGGCTTCGCCGCCCTTTGCGCCGCCGCGCGGACCCACGGCAACGGGCTCATGGAGATCACGGCCCGGGGCAGCCTACAGGTGCGGGGGCTGTCGGATACTTCCGCGCCGCGTTTTGCAGCAGCCGTCGAAGCTCTCGGCATTCCGTTCGACGATCATGTCCCCGTGGTCGGGTCGCCGCTACCCGCGCACCCTCGGGCCGGCTTCAACGCTCAAGACCTCGCCTCTGAAATCCGCGACGGGATCGCGGAGCGCCCACTGAAGCTTGCGCCTAAGGTCTCGGTCGTCATCGACGACGGCGGCCCGATCTCGCTGGATGGGTTGGCCGCCGATGTACGCCTGACGCTGTTGAACTCATCGTCATCCGCACCGAAAGTTTTGGTCGGCCTTGGAGGCGACGGCGAGACGGCCACACCGCTCGGCGTCACGCGGCCGGAACATGCAGCCACGGTTGCCGTCAATCTGCTCGCGGCCTTGGCGGCAAGCAGCGCCAATGCACGGGCGCGTGATGTCATCGCGCGCGAGGGCCTTGAGCGGTTCTTGCGTGCAGCGGGAGATCACCTCGACACGCCCCCCAAGCGGCCTGCTGCGCGGACCACCGAAACCATCGGTCTGCACCGCCTGGCGGGCGGAGCATGCGCGATCGGCGTGGCGCTTCCTTTCGGCCAGGCTCAGGCGCTCGACCTCATCGCGCTCGTCCGCATTGCCGGCGCGAACGGTGCGGACTGGGTGGCGCTGGCGCCGCAGCGCACGCTTCTTCTCGGGCCCATCGGCGAGATGACGGCCTTTGCGCTCGGGACGGCCGCCGACACGCTCGGTTTCATCGTGGACGCCCGCGATCCACGGCGGCGCATTGCCGCCTGCGCGGCGCGCCGGCCTGCAGGTCGGGGCATATCCCATCACGCGAACTCGCGGCGCGCATCGCCGAATGTCTGCCGCAAGGCACTTTCGCGCTTCACATTTCCGGTTGCAGCAAGGGCTGCGCCTGTCCAAGACCGGCCCCCCTGACGATAATGGGCACCGAGCAAGGCGCGCGCATCATCGACGGCGATTCCGTTCGCAATGTGCCGGAAAATGATGTGTATACGGATGACCTGATCGAGCAGATTGTGCGCCGGGTCGCCGCGGAGAACGAGAATGCTTGACCACGACTATATTCGCGACGGCACGGCGATCTACGAGCGCTCCTTCGCGATCATCCGCGAGGAGTCCGACCTGTCTCGGTTTACACCCGAGCAGGCCGATATTGCCGTGCGCATGATCCATGCGTGCGGCCGTGTCGATGCGGCCGAGTTCTTCGAGTTCTCCGACGACTTCGTGCCCGCCGCACGGCAGGCGCTGCGGGACGGGGCGCCGATCTTTTGCGATGCGCAGATGGTGGCGCACGGCGTCACGCGGGCGCGCCTGCCAGCCGACAACGACGTGATCTGCACCTTGCGGGACGAGCGCACGCCGGCTCTTGCCGAAAAGCTCGGTACGACGCGCTCGGCGGCGGCGCTCGAACTGTGGCGCGACCGGCTCGAGGGGGCGGTCGTGGCCATCGGCAACGCGCCGACGGCTCTGTTCCATCTGCTGGAGATGATCGAAGCGGGAGGACCGAAGCCCGCCGCCATTCTCGGCGTGCCCGTTGGTTTTGTGGGCGCGGCCGAATCAAAGGACGCGCTGGCGGAACGGTCCGGCGGCGTCCCCTGGCTTATCGTGCGCGGCCGCATGGGCGGCAGCGCCATGACAGCGGCGGCGCTGAACGCGCTCGCGCGCGAAGGCATATGAGGATGGGCGTATGAGCCGCATGACCGGGCGTTTGATCGGGGTGGGTGTCGGGCCCGGCGATCCTGAACTTCTGACGGTGAAGGCGTTGAAGGCGCTTCAGTCGGCAGACGTGGTCGCCTATTTCGCGAGGCCGGCAATCAGAGCAATGCGCGGCGGATCGTGGAAGGCCATTAACGGCGCCGAAGAGCTGCCGCTGCTCTATCCCGTCACCACCGAGATCCCCAAGGCGCACACCGCCTATCGCGACGCCATCGCGGACTTCTATGACGTCTCCGCTGCTGCGGTCTCGTCCTATCTCGACGACGGGCGGGACGTGGCTGTCCTGTCGGAAGGCGATCCGCTGTTCTACGGCTCGTACATGCATATCCACGTGCGGCTGAGCCAGCACTACCCGACGGAGGTGATCCCCGGCGTCACCGGCATGTCGGGCTGCTGGTCGTCGGCCGCCGCGCCCATCACCCAAGGCGACGACATCTTCACCG is a genomic window containing:
- a CDS encoding precorrin-3B synthase; protein product: MSDVQRHIDDRETRWPRGACPRLSEPMETGDGLLARIVLSRPVLIDGFAALCAAARTHGNGLMEITARGSLQVRGLSDTSAPRFAAAVEALGIPFDDHVPVVGSPLPAHPRAGFNAQDLASEIRDGIAERPLKLAPKVSVVIDDGGPISLDGLAADVRLTLLNSSSSAPKVLVGLGGDGETATPLGVTRPEHAATVAVNLLAALAASSANARARDVIAREGLERFLRAAGDHLDTPPKRPAARTTETIGLHRLAGGACAIGVALPFGQAQALDLIALVRIAGANGADWVALAPQRTLLLGPIGEMTAFALGTAADTLGFIVDARDPRRRIAACAARRPAGRGISHHANSRRASPNVCRKALSRFTFPVAARAAPVQDRPP
- a CDS encoding precorrin-8X methylmutase; its protein translation is MLDHDYIRDGTAIYERSFAIIREESDLSRFTPEQADIAVRMIHACGRVDAAEFFEFSDDFVPAARQALRDGAPIFCDAQMVAHGVTRARLPADNDVICTLRDERTPALAEKLGTTRSAAALELWRDRLEGAVVAIGNAPTALFHLLEMIEAGGPKPAAILGVPVGFVGAAESKDALAERSGGVPWLIVRGRMGGSAMTAAALNALAREGI
- a CDS encoding precorrin-2 C(20)-methyltransferase, with translation MTGRLIGVGVGPGDPELLTVKALKALQSADVVAYFARPAIRAMRGGSWKAINGAEELPLLYPVTTEIPKAHTAYRDAIADFYDVSAAAVSSYLDDGRDVAVLSEGDPLFYGSYMHIHVRLSQHYPTEVIPGVTGMSGCWSSAAAPITQGDDIFTVLPGTLPEVELERRLADSDAAVVMKIGRHLPKIRRACERAGCLDRAIYVERGTMTNSAVMKLTDKLDVTAPYFAIVLVPGWEERR